A genomic window from Anticarsia gemmatalis isolate Benzon Research Colony breed Stoneville strain chromosome 22, ilAntGemm2 primary, whole genome shotgun sequence includes:
- the LOC142982943 gene encoding putative divalent cation/proton antiporter TMEM165 isoform X2: MNVTEIMEYATMDYTTTMLPMFPDSTTAAPVGNWLSDLIGQRAAIQGSFWQGFLASLSVVVVSELGDKTFFIAAIMAMKHPRIIVFAGAISALVFMTVLSAAFGWIATVIPRVYTYYASAVLFAIFGLKMLRDGWKMDPNEGQEELEEVQSELKRREDQEYHAELQTVGEPSTSTASRVERVDEETEEKEETLDMLEQGQAETKRRKRNAVVKVLLQAASLTFLAEWGDRSQLATVVLATRENAFGVVIGGSLGHALCTGLAVIGGRMVASKISVRTVTIIGGLVFLFFAVSALFIGPGE; the protein is encoded by the exons atgaatgtgACTGAAATAATGGAGTATGCGACCATGGACTATACGACGACCATGCTGCCCATGTTCCCGGACAGCACGACGGCCGCGCCGGTCGGGAACTGGTTGTCGGATTTAATTGGCCAG CGTGCAGCAATCCAGGGCAGTTTCTGGCAGGGCTTCCTAGCTTCTCTTTCCGTGGTGGTGGTCTCCGAGCTTGGAGATAAGACCTTCTTCATCGCAGCCATCATGGCGATGAAGCACCCCCGCATCATCGTGTTCGCTGGTGCCATCTCCGCGCTTGTGTTCATGACAGTACTCTCTGCGGCCTTCGGCTGGATCGCCACTGTGATACCTAGGGTTTACACGTACTATGCCAGTGCTGTGCTTTTCGCGATATTCGGTCTCAAAATGTTAAGAGACGGGTGGAAAATGGACCCCAATGAGGGGCAAGAAGAGTTAGAAGAAGTACAAAGCGAATTGAAGAGAAGAGAAGACCAG GAATATCACGCGGAACTACAAACCGTTGGAGAACCTAGCACTAGCACAGCTAGTAGAGTAGAGAGGGTAGACGAAGAAACT GAAGAGAAAGAAGAGACCCTGGACATGTTAGAACAGGGTCAAGCTGAAACGAAGCGGCGGAAACGTAACGCCGTCGTCAAAGTGCTGCTACAGGCTGCTTCTCTCACGTTCCTTGCCGAGTGGGGGGACCGGTCTCAGCTGGCGACGGTCGTGCTGGCCACGAGGGAGAACGCCTTCGGAGTGGTGATCGGTGGCTCGCTGGGACACGCGCTGTGTACTGGCTTGGCTGTGATAGGAGGCAGGATGGTCGCCTCTAAGATTTCTGTTAGGACTG TAACCATAATCGGTGGTCTAGTGTTCCTGTTCTTCGCAGTGAGCGCGTTGTTCATCGGGCCCGGCGAATAG